A stretch of the Gossypium hirsutum isolate 1008001.06 chromosome D07, Gossypium_hirsutum_v2.1, whole genome shotgun sequence genome encodes the following:
- the LOC107954997 gene encoding subtilisin-like protease SBT5.3: MRLSNATLCLVSFIVFSFLQSPAFAVKRSYVVYLGGHSHGVQSSSIDLDAVTESHYHFLGSFLGGHEHAREAIFYSYTRHINGFAAHLDDEVAAQIARHPKVVSLFLNKGRKLHTTRSWDFLGLDHNGVVPSNSIWNKTRYGEDTIIGNLDTGVWPESKSFSDDGYGPIPSKWKGICQNQKDAGFHCNRKLIGARYFNKGYASVVGKLNSSFDTPRDKEGHGTHTLSTAGGNMVPRASVFGFGKGTAKGGSPRARVAAYKVCWPPVSGNECFDADILAAFDVAIQDGVDVLSVSLGGDPTAFFNDSVAIGSFHAIKHGIVVVCSAGNSGPADGTVSNIAPWQITVGASTMDREFRSVVVLGNNMHYKGQSLSSKVLPDKKFFPLLSAADAKLANASIQNATLCQAGALDPKKVTGKILVCLRGKNARVDKGQQAALAGAVGMILANDFLTGNEIIADAHLLPASHINYTDGLAVFAYINSTKNPMARIMPVTTLIGTKPAPFMAAFSSKGPNTITPEILKPDITAPGVSVIAAYTEAEGPTNEDFDKRRVQFNSVSGTSMSCPHVSGIVGLLKTRYPNWSPAAIKSAIMTSATTLDNANERILNASYIKAGPFSYGSGHIQPNLAMDPGLVYDLSTKDYLNFLCTLGYNDTLISAFSQDNYKCPGSINLANFNYPSITIPNLVGSITVTRTVKNVGTPGTYRAQVQQPVGISVKVKPKKLKFKKVGEEKTFIVSLKVKKGEAIKEYVYGQLVWSDHVHYVRSPIVVKAV, translated from the exons ATGAGACTTTCAAATGCTACCCTTTGTTTGGTTTCCTTTATTGTTTTCTCCTTTTTGCAGAGCCCCGCATTTGCTGTCAAAAGG TCATATGTGGTATACTTGGGAGGTCATTCGCATGGAGTCCAATCGTCATCGATTGATCTCGATGCTGTGACGGAATCTCACTACCATTTTCTCGGATCATTCCTCGGCGG CCATGAGCATGCTCGAGAAGCTATCTTTTACTCTTATACAAGGCACATCAATGGTTTCGCTGCTCATTTAGACGATGAAGTAGCAGCTCAGATCGCAA GGCATCCCAAAGTAGTTTCACTGTTCTTGAACAAGGGAAGAAAGCTACACACAACGCGATCCTGGGATTTCCTTGGTTTGGATCACAACGGTGTCGTTCCATCCAACTCAATCTGGAACAAAACCAGGTACGGTGAAGACACCATCATCGGAAACCTTGACACTG GTGTTTGGCCAGAATCAAAAAGTTTCAGTGATGATGGGTATGGACCGATTCCTTCAAAGTGGAAGGGAATTTGTCAAAATCAGAAAGATGCTGGATTTCACTGCAACAG GAAGCTAATTGGAGCGAGGTACTTCAACAAAGGCTATGCATCTGTTGTTGGCAAACTCAACTCGTCATTCGATACTCCACGCGATAAAGAAGGTCATGGAACGCATACCTTATCGACTGCTGGGGGTAACATGGTACCCAGGGCAAGTGTTTTTGGTTTTGGCAAAGGAACCGCAAAAGGTGGATCCCCTAGAGCCAGAGTAGCAGCATACAAGGTGTGCTGGCCACCGGTTTCAGGAAATGAATGCTTTGATGCAGATATATTGGCAGCTTTTGATGTGGCCATTCAGGATGGTGTCGACGTGCTGTCAGTTTCACTGGGAGGAGATCCTACTGCCTTTTTCAATGACAGCGTTGCGATCGGTTCTTTTCATGCCATCAAGCATGGAATTGTTGTGGTCTGCTCGGCTGGAAATTCAGGACCTGCTGATGGGACTGTCTCTAACATTGCACCATGGCAGATAACAGTCGGAGCCAGCACAATGGATAGGGAGTTTCGTAGTGTTGTTGTCCTTGGCAACAATATGCACTACAAG GGACAAAGTTTATCATCTAAAGTTTTGCCAGACAAGAAGTTCTTCCCTCTTTTAAGTGCAGCGGATGCTAAGTTGGCGAATGCATCCATTCAAAATGC AACATTATGCCAGGCTGGTGCCCTTGATCCTAAAAAGGTGACTGGAAAGATCTTGGTTTGTCTTCGAGGGAAGAATGCGAGGGTGGACAAGGGTCAGCAAGCAGCTCTGGCTGGCGCTGTTGGCATGATTCTTGCGAATGACTTTCTCACAGGGAATGAAATTATTGCCGATGCTCATCTCCTCCCGGCTTCACATATCAATTACACCGATGGTCTTGCTGTTTTCGCTTACATTAATTCAACAAA GAATCCCATGGCTCGTATTATGCCCGTGACCACCCTAATTGGCACAAAGCCAGCCCCCTTCATGGCAGCATTTTCATCAAAGGGACCTAATACCATCACACCTGAGATCCTCAAG CCTGATATCACTGCACCAGGAGTGAGTGTAATAGCTGCCTATACAGAAGCAGAAGGGCCAACAAATGAAGATTTCGACAAGCGCCGAGTTCAGTTTAACTCAGTATCAGGCACTTCGATGTCATGTCCTCATGTTTCAGGCATTGTTGGCCTTCTTAAAACCCGATATCCTAATTGGAGCCCTGCAGCAATCAAATCAGCTATTATGACCAGTG CAACCACACTGGATAACGCAAACGAGAGGATTCTAAATGCATCATACATCAAAGCCGGACCGTTCAGCTATGGATCGGGACATATACAACCAAACCTTGCTATGGATCCGGGACTTGTTTATGACTTATCCACTAAGGATTACCTAAACTTTCTATGCACATTGGGGTACAACGACACACTAATATCAGCATTCTCGCAGGACAACTATAAGTGCCCCGGTTCGATCAATCTTGCCAACTTCAACTACCCTTCAATCACTATCCCTAACCTTGTTGGATCCATTACAGTGACTAGGACTGTTAAAAATGTAGGAACACCAGGCACTTACAGAGCTCAAGTGCAGCAACCAGTCGGAATTTCGGTTAAGGTTAAGCCGAAAAAGTTGAAGTTCAAAAAGGTTGGCGAAGAGAAGACCTTCATAGTTAGCCTGAAGGTTAAAAAAGGCGAAGCAATTAAGGAATACGTATATGGGCAGCTGGTATGGTCAGATCATGTACACTATGTTAGGAGTCCTATAGTAGTGAAGGCAGTCTAA